A single genomic interval of Amycolatopsis albispora harbors:
- the icmF gene encoding fused isobutyryl-CoA mutase/GTPase IcmF, translating to MSTELHQPAHPVRFVTASSLFDGHDASINIMRRILQSQGAEVVHLGHNRSVDEVVTAAISEDVQGVAISAYQGGHVEYFSYLVELLNERGAGHIRVYGGGGGVIVREEIDLLHSRGVARIFSPEDGQRLGLPGMINLMIRECDTDLSEAGAGSVDKLLSGDVPALARTITRLQLGTLPEDHLTAITEAAASRQVPVLGITGTGGSGKSSLTDELVRRFRLDQEDKLRIAVLAVDPSRRRGGGALLGDRIRMNCLDGSPVFFRSLATRTTSGEIPAGLDESVLACKAAGYDLVIVETPGIGQGDAGIVDHVDHALYVMTPEFGAASQLEKIDMLDFADAVAINKFERRGAEDARRDVARQLVRNREAFGSSPEDMPVFGTSAAKFNDDGVTALYQYLRDALAEKGLSVSPGVLPAVEGKVSTDASTIIPSSRVRYLSDIADTVRGYHQRTIDQVAAVRRREHLEAARTALAEAGDDVAAIEKLAEQAADAVDADVRRLLEHWAELAESYRAEELVVKIRDKELHTQLWRETLSGSKIPRVALPRYTETGELLSFLRREHLPGYFPYTAGVFPFKREGEDPARMFAGEGDAFRTNRRFKYLSADSEAKRLSTAFDSVTLYGHDPDTRPDIYGKVGTSGVSIATLEDMRALYDGFDLTAPNTSVSMTINGPAPTILAFFLNTAIDQRVEAFKAEHGREPTEAEAAELREWALRNVRGTVQADILKEDQGQNTCIFSTEFSLRMMADIQEWFIEHGVRNFYSVSISGYHIAEAGANPISQLAFTLANGFTYVESYLARGMDIDDFAPNLSFFFSNGMDAEYSVLGRVARRIWAVAMRDRYGANERSQKLKYHVQTSGRSLHAQEMSFNDIRTTLQALCALYDNANSLHTNAFDEAITTPSESSVRRAMAIQMIINKEWGLSKNENPLQGAFIIDELTDLVEEAVLAEFDRISERGGVLGAMETGYQRGRIQDESILYERLKHDGSLPIIGVNTFRNPHPEEDEVEVELARATEDEKQSQLRRLADFQQRHATEAELALRNLREAATRGGENLFGVLMDAARVCSLGQITEAFFEVGGQYRRNV from the coding sequence ATGAGCACCGAGCTGCACCAGCCCGCGCACCCCGTCCGGTTCGTGACCGCGTCCAGCCTGTTCGACGGCCACGACGCCTCGATCAACATCATGCGCCGGATCCTGCAGTCGCAGGGCGCCGAGGTGGTGCACCTCGGCCACAACCGCTCGGTCGACGAGGTGGTCACCGCGGCCATCTCCGAGGACGTGCAGGGCGTGGCCATCAGCGCGTACCAGGGCGGGCACGTCGAGTACTTCAGCTACCTGGTGGAGCTGCTCAACGAGCGCGGCGCCGGGCACATCCGGGTCTACGGCGGCGGTGGCGGCGTCATCGTGCGCGAAGAGATCGACCTGCTGCACTCGCGTGGCGTGGCCAGGATCTTTTCGCCGGAGGACGGCCAGCGGCTGGGCCTGCCGGGCATGATCAACCTGATGATCCGCGAGTGCGACACGGACCTGTCCGAGGCCGGCGCCGGCTCGGTGGACAAGCTGCTCTCCGGCGACGTGCCCGCGCTGGCCCGCACGATCACCCGGCTGCAGCTGGGCACGCTGCCCGAGGACCACCTGACCGCGATCACCGAGGCGGCCGCGAGCCGTCAGGTGCCGGTGCTCGGCATCACCGGAACGGGTGGTTCCGGCAAGTCCTCGCTGACCGACGAGCTGGTCCGGCGGTTCCGGCTCGACCAGGAGGACAAGCTGCGGATCGCGGTGCTCGCGGTGGACCCGTCGCGGCGGCGCGGCGGTGGCGCGCTGCTCGGCGACCGGATCCGGATGAACTGCCTGGACGGCTCGCCGGTGTTCTTCCGCTCGCTGGCCACCCGCACCACCAGCGGTGAGATCCCGGCCGGGCTGGACGAGTCGGTGCTGGCCTGCAAGGCCGCCGGGTACGACCTGGTGATCGTGGAGACGCCGGGCATCGGCCAGGGCGACGCGGGCATCGTCGACCACGTGGACCACGCGCTGTACGTGATGACGCCGGAGTTCGGCGCCGCGTCCCAGCTGGAGAAGATCGACATGCTCGACTTCGCCGACGCGGTGGCGATCAACAAGTTCGAGCGCCGCGGTGCCGAGGACGCGCGCCGCGACGTGGCCCGCCAGCTGGTGCGCAACCGGGAGGCCTTCGGGTCCTCGCCGGAGGACATGCCGGTGTTCGGCACGTCGGCCGCCAAGTTCAACGACGACGGGGTCACCGCGCTGTACCAGTACCTGCGGGACGCGCTGGCCGAGAAGGGGCTGTCGGTCTCGCCGGGCGTGCTGCCCGCGGTCGAGGGCAAGGTGTCCACCGACGCCAGCACGATCATCCCGTCCTCGCGGGTCCGCTACCTCTCCGACATCGCCGACACCGTGCGCGGTTACCACCAGCGCACGATCGACCAGGTCGCCGCGGTACGCCGTCGCGAGCACCTGGAGGCCGCGCGCACCGCGCTCGCCGAGGCGGGCGACGACGTGGCCGCCATCGAGAAGCTGGCCGAGCAGGCCGCCGACGCGGTCGACGCCGACGTCCGCCGCCTGCTGGAGCACTGGGCCGAGCTGGCCGAGTCCTACCGCGCCGAAGAGCTGGTGGTGAAGATCCGCGACAAGGAGCTGCACACGCAGCTCTGGCGCGAAACCCTGTCCGGCAGCAAGATCCCGCGCGTGGCGCTGCCGCGCTACACCGAGACCGGCGAGCTGCTGTCCTTCCTGCGCCGCGAGCACCTGCCCGGCTACTTCCCCTACACCGCGGGCGTTTTCCCGTTCAAGCGGGAGGGCGAGGACCCGGCCCGGATGTTCGCCGGCGAGGGCGACGCCTTCCGCACCAACCGCCGGTTCAAGTACCTGTCCGCGGATTCCGAGGCCAAGCGGCTGTCCACCGCGTTCGACTCGGTCACCCTGTACGGGCACGACCCCGACACCCGTCCCGACATCTACGGCAAGGTTGGCACCTCGGGTGTGTCGATCGCGACGCTGGAGGACATGCGGGCCCTCTACGACGGGTTCGACCTGACCGCGCCGAACACCTCGGTGTCGATGACCATCAACGGCCCCGCGCCGACCATCCTGGCGTTCTTCCTGAACACCGCGATCGACCAGCGCGTCGAGGCGTTCAAGGCCGAGCACGGCCGCGAGCCGACCGAGGCGGAGGCCGCCGAACTGCGGGAGTGGGCGCTGCGCAACGTCCGCGGCACCGTGCAGGCCGACATCCTCAAGGAGGACCAGGGCCAGAACACCTGCATCTTCTCCACCGAGTTCAGCCTGCGCATGATGGCCGACATCCAGGAGTGGTTCATCGAGCACGGGGTGCGGAACTTCTACTCGGTGTCCATTTCGGGCTACCACATCGCCGAGGCCGGGGCGAACCCGATCTCGCAGCTGGCCTTCACCCTGGCCAACGGCTTCACCTACGTCGAGTCGTACCTGGCGCGCGGCATGGACATCGACGACTTCGCGCCGAACCTGTCGTTCTTCTTCTCCAACGGCATGGACGCGGAGTACTCGGTGCTCGGCCGGGTGGCGCGGAGGATCTGGGCGGTGGCCATGCGCGACCGCTACGGCGCCAACGAGCGCTCGCAGAAGCTCAAGTACCACGTGCAGACCTCGGGCCGGTCACTGCACGCGCAGGAGATGAGCTTCAACGACATCCGCACCACGCTGCAGGCGCTGTGCGCGCTCTACGACAACGCGAACTCCTTGCACACCAACGCTTTCGACGAGGCGATCACCACGCCGTCGGAGAGCTCGGTGCGCCGCGCGATGGCCATCCAGATGATCATCAACAAGGAGTGGGGCCTGTCGAAGAACGAGAACCCGCTGCAGGGCGCGTTCATCATCGACGAGCTGACCGACCTGGTCGAGGAGGCGGTGCTGGCCGAGTTCGACCGGATCTCCGAGCGCGGCGGTGTGCTCGGCGCGATGGAGACCGGCTACCAGCGCGGCCGCATCCAGGACGAGTCGATCCTGTACGAGCGGCTCAAGCACGACGGTTCGCTGCCGATCATCGGCGTGAACACCTTCCGCAACCCGCATCCCGAAGAGGACGAGGTCGAAGTCGAGCTGGCGCGCGCCACCGAGGACGAGAAGCAGTCGCAGCTGCGTCGTCTCGCGGACTTCCAGCAGCGGCACGCGACCGAGGCCGAGCTGGCGCTGCGGAACCTGCGTGAGGCCGCGACCCGGGGTGGCGAGAACCTGTTCGGCGTGCTGATGGACGCGGCGCGGGTGTGCTCGCTCGGCCAGATCACCGAAGCCTTCTTCGAGGTCGGGGGCCAGTACCGGCGCAACGTGTGA
- a CDS encoding GTP-binding protein — translation MDSVGFKAPRESAPGTMTSAKIVVAGGFAAGKTTFVGSVSEIVPLTTEAMMTEASSGVDDLRATPNKATTTVAMDFGRVSLDSDLILYLFGTPGQQRFWFMWDDLVRGAIGAVVLADTRRLADSFAPVDFFEDRGLPYIIGLNCFDGELRHDVEDVREALSIDPSVPIVKCDARDRESTKQTLITMVEYAMRQWLARRGGGVAAGVR, via the coding sequence GTGGACTCCGTCGGCTTTAAGGCTCCGCGGGAGAGCGCGCCAGGCACCATGACCTCGGCGAAGATCGTCGTGGCCGGCGGGTTCGCCGCCGGCAAGACGACCTTCGTCGGGTCGGTGTCGGAGATCGTGCCGCTCACCACCGAAGCGATGATGACCGAGGCCAGCAGCGGCGTCGACGACCTGCGGGCGACGCCGAACAAGGCCACCACCACGGTGGCGATGGACTTCGGCCGCGTCTCGCTGGACTCGGACCTGATCCTGTACCTGTTCGGCACGCCGGGGCAGCAGCGCTTCTGGTTCATGTGGGACGACCTCGTCCGCGGCGCGATCGGGGCGGTGGTGCTGGCCGACACGCGCCGCCTGGCCGACTCGTTCGCGCCGGTGGACTTCTTCGAGGACCGCGGCCTGCCCTACATCATCGGGCTGAACTGCTTCGACGGCGAGCTGCGGCACGACGTCGAGGACGTGCGCGAGGCGCTTTCGATCGATCCGAGCGTGCCGATCGTCAAGTGCGACGCGCGGGACCGCGAGTCCACCAAGCAGACCCTGATCACCATGGTCGAGTACGCCATGCGGCAGTGGCTGGCCCGCCGCGGCGGCGGCGTGGCGGCCGGGGTCCGCTAG
- a CDS encoding DUF742 domain-containing protein — MSTGPDHGRERDDGTFADVLNGFTLDSGRGRRKRKKDKDGHAHAQSLDAPPAETRGHAMTPPPAPVAEILAPPNPLFDTGQQPRVQPHGHPAYQPPPVPEPPPAAEETAIVRPYALTGGRTKANHVLELETLISTNAEELASFVPEQIEQSSIVEECRTPRSVAEIASALRVPLGVARVLISDAADAGLVIVHKTASGSENDEAHLLLMERVLSGLRRL, encoded by the coding sequence ATGAGCACGGGACCGGACCACGGGCGTGAGCGGGACGACGGCACCTTCGCCGACGTCCTGAACGGGTTCACCCTGGATTCCGGTCGTGGACGTCGTAAGCGCAAGAAGGACAAGGACGGTCATGCTCATGCTCAGTCACTTGACGCACCACCGGCTGAAACGCGGGGGCACGCGATGACGCCCCCGCCGGCGCCGGTCGCCGAGATCCTCGCCCCGCCCAACCCGCTCTTCGACACCGGGCAGCAGCCGCGCGTGCAGCCCCACGGCCACCCCGCCTACCAGCCACCGCCCGTGCCGGAACCGCCACCGGCGGCCGAAGAGACCGCCATCGTCCGCCCGTACGCGCTGACCGGCGGGCGCACGAAGGCCAACCACGTGCTCGAACTGGAGACGCTGATCTCCACGAACGCCGAGGAACTCGCCTCCTTCGTGCCCGAACAGATCGAGCAGAGCTCGATCGTGGAAGAATGCCGGACCCCCCGTTCCGTCGCGGAGATCGCCTCGGCGTTGCGGGTGCCGCTGGGGGTGGCCAGGGTCCTGATCAGTGATGCCGCGGACGCCGGCCTGGTCATCGTGCACAAGACCGCCTCCGGCAGCGAGAACGACGAGGCACACCTGTTGTTGATGGAAAGGGTTTTGAGTGGACTCCGTCGGCTTTAA
- a CDS encoding roadblock/LC7 domain-containing protein, with the protein MTSPSSAQPQNQFGWLVNDFAERVPGVAHAVVVSADGLLLTASNRLPLDRADQLAAVASGLVSLTQGAARCFEAGAVNETVVEMELGIMVLMSISDGSCLAVLAAPNCDIGQVAYEMTMLVDRVGQILTPELRAQLQGAGGSLIGQPVG; encoded by the coding sequence ATGACTTCCCCTAGTTCGGCCCAGCCCCAGAACCAGTTCGGCTGGCTGGTCAACGACTTCGCCGAGCGGGTCCCCGGCGTCGCGCACGCCGTGGTGGTCTCGGCCGACGGACTGCTGCTGACCGCGTCCAACCGGCTGCCGCTGGACCGGGCCGACCAGCTCGCCGCCGTCGCCTCCGGCCTGGTCAGCCTGACGCAGGGCGCGGCTCGCTGCTTCGAAGCCGGTGCGGTCAACGAAACCGTGGTGGAGATGGAACTCGGCATCATGGTGCTGATGTCCATCAGCGACGGTTCGTGCCTGGCCGTGCTCGCCGCCCCGAACTGCGACATCGGCCAGGTCGCCTACGAGATGACCATGCTGGTCGACCGGGTCGGCCAGATCCTCACCCCGGAACTCCGCGCGCAGTTGCAGGGCGCCGGCGGTTCGCTGATCGGCCAGCCGGTGGGATGA
- a CDS encoding nitrate- and nitrite sensing domain-containing protein yields the protein MPVGKLLGRPPRRPSRWRSLTRWRDWNLPVKLAAVTLVPILIAIVLGVLTIGSQVERSSSYQRMDRLVALGGELRTTLAHLQAERVRTAELLVQTTVRDSPELAELRLRTDGALPGLDSAIERATSLDSGVVSPAREADDQLSRLSQIRQQVDAGGLEPAEAITEYTAVVTGLLKLDTALTAGISDEAIGGTPTALHDLLVAKEEVSLAQALVSYGIARGTLSPAELNQLRTTEVRLADRLADFRAAASQSQRQDFDTTVAGPSFETRDTLVRTALGEQGRSPEEALRETSAQQWTDSSTAVGTRLSEVSGRIGDQLGTVSANLADQASTGAGVLTVLLFAALVLAAAVVFLITRQLLRSLRVLRASALDIAEKQLPGAVENIQEGRPQSTDVQPVPVSSKDEVGEVARAFDAVHSQALRLAVEQAAMRTGYSSVFVNLSRRSQSLVQRQLQLIERLERDEEDADQLATLFQLDHLATRMRRNNENLMVLSGAEPARRSGQPVSTTDMLRAAVSEIEQYQRVVVQPPPPARVVGYAASDLMRLIAELLDNATAFSAPETQVTVATRLSEDRVLSVDILDKGIGMNEAEVAEANTRLTEAGSVDLATSRRMGLFVVGRLASRHGIGVVLHGGRDIVGVRATVTVPADLVMDAIPGTGTRPRLEPQSTPPGRQPAGALPRRKANGTSRPGLLPASSPVPSPSEGSALERRLSGEEVPSPTAAEVSGTALFSPVTPTEEIPVTVDEPKPEPEAAPLTSKPKPAESDSEATLPSGKALFVSNQDTSAPRGVLSDWWAAATTAEPAPEPDQPENTPIFDAMLSAWFRKSEPEEAAADQPEAAAAASTAKPAVETSEKDTEAAESPKPEWDFPSDESWRTVEAVSKSEPSSFTAAGLPRRRRGEKLLPGSAAASTPAPVAKGTDLPVRDPANVRGRLSSFQQGVNRGRQETGRVPADGAEVPAIAQVPLGPAPAPEPQTGTTPPTTSGTQPAAKAKPGTPPAKRGTNGTKAATGGATKATKATAKPGTSTETEAGTETAAKTGSEPAAKAGTKAGTGTAAKTGTAAKTKTGTKTAGKASGATKAETEAETPATAETRTATGARAAAGSRAATENGVAAKSPAAEASATAETPATVETRAAAKTQATVETRAAAKTQATAKTQAAEGSAAQAANAEAQAEAKPAPKGFGSDEGWQAAQAVAEAVSGIEPSSFTAAGLPRRRRGEHLLPGSAAPATPAAAPRPGRDPHDVRGRLSSFQQGVRRGRHHNAQAAADGKTEKVEGE from the coding sequence GTGCCTGTTGGAAAGCTGCTCGGACGGCCGCCCCGGAGGCCGTCCAGATGGCGCTCGCTGACGCGCTGGCGCGACTGGAACCTGCCGGTCAAGCTGGCCGCGGTGACGCTGGTGCCGATCCTCATCGCGATCGTGCTCGGCGTGCTGACCATCGGCAGCCAGGTGGAGCGCTCGAGCAGCTACCAGCGGATGGACCGGCTGGTCGCGCTCGGCGGTGAGCTCCGCACCACGCTGGCGCACCTGCAGGCCGAGCGGGTGCGCACGGCCGAGCTGCTGGTGCAGACCACCGTCCGTGATTCGCCGGAGCTGGCCGAACTGCGCCTGCGCACCGACGGCGCGCTGCCCGGGCTGGACTCCGCGATCGAGCGGGCCACCTCGCTCGACAGCGGCGTGGTCAGCCCCGCCAGGGAAGCCGACGACCAGCTCTCCCGGTTGAGCCAGATCCGCCAGCAGGTCGACGCGGGCGGGCTCGAACCCGCCGAGGCGATCACCGAATACACCGCGGTGGTGACCGGACTGCTCAAACTGGACACCGCGCTCACCGCGGGCATCAGCGACGAAGCCATCGGCGGCACGCCGACCGCGCTGCACGATCTGCTGGTGGCCAAGGAAGAGGTGTCGCTGGCGCAGGCGCTGGTGAGCTACGGCATCGCCCGCGGCACGCTCTCACCGGCCGAGCTGAACCAGTTGCGCACCACCGAGGTGCGCCTCGCCGACCGGCTCGCCGACTTCCGCGCCGCGGCCTCGCAGTCGCAGCGCCAGGACTTCGACACCACGGTCGCCGGGCCCAGCTTCGAAACCCGCGACACGCTGGTCCGCACCGCGCTCGGCGAGCAGGGCCGCTCGCCGGAGGAGGCGCTGCGGGAGACCTCGGCACAGCAGTGGACGGACAGCTCGACCGCGGTCGGCACCCGGCTTTCCGAGGTCAGCGGCCGGATCGGCGACCAGCTCGGCACGGTGTCGGCGAACCTGGCCGACCAGGCCAGCACCGGCGCCGGTGTGCTCACCGTGCTGCTGTTCGCCGCGCTGGTGCTCGCCGCCGCGGTGGTCTTCCTGATCACCCGGCAGCTGCTGCGCTCGCTGCGGGTGCTGCGGGCCAGCGCGCTGGACATCGCGGAGAAGCAGCTGCCCGGGGCGGTGGAGAACATCCAGGAGGGCCGTCCGCAGAGCACCGACGTGCAACCCGTTCCGGTGTCGTCGAAGGACGAGGTCGGCGAGGTGGCGCGCGCGTTCGACGCGGTGCACAGCCAGGCGCTGCGCCTCGCCGTGGAGCAGGCCGCGATGCGGACCGGCTACAGCAGCGTGTTCGTCAACCTTTCGCGCCGCAGCCAGAGCCTGGTGCAGCGGCAGCTCCAGCTGATCGAGCGGCTGGAGCGCGACGAGGAGGACGCGGACCAGCTGGCCACGCTGTTCCAGCTGGACCACCTGGCCACCCGGATGCGCCGCAACAACGAGAACCTGATGGTGCTCTCCGGCGCCGAACCGGCCCGCCGGTCCGGGCAGCCGGTGTCCACAACGGACATGCTGCGCGCGGCGGTCTCGGAGATCGAGCAGTACCAGCGCGTGGTGGTGCAGCCGCCGCCACCGGCGAGGGTGGTCGGGTACGCGGCGAGCGACCTGATGCGCCTGATCGCCGAGCTGCTCGACAACGCCACCGCGTTCTCCGCGCCGGAAACCCAGGTGACCGTGGCGACGCGGCTTTCGGAGGACCGCGTGCTCTCGGTGGACATCCTGGACAAGGGCATCGGGATGAACGAGGCGGAGGTCGCCGAGGCCAACACGCGGCTGACCGAAGCCGGTTCGGTGGACCTGGCGACCTCGCGCCGGATGGGGTTGTTCGTGGTCGGCCGCCTGGCCAGCAGGCACGGCATCGGCGTGGTGCTGCACGGCGGCCGGGACATCGTCGGCGTGCGCGCCACCGTGACCGTGCCCGCCGACCTGGTGATGGACGCGATCCCCGGCACCGGCACCCGGCCGCGGCTGGAGCCGCAGTCCACGCCGCCGGGCCGTCAGCCCGCCGGGGCGCTGCCGCGCCGGAAGGCCAACGGCACAAGCCGTCCCGGGCTGCTGCCCGCTTCTTCGCCGGTGCCGTCGCCGTCCGAGGGCAGCGCGCTGGAGCGGCGGCTGAGCGGGGAGGAGGTGCCGTCGCCGACCGCGGCGGAGGTCTCCGGTACCGCGTTGTTCAGCCCGGTCACGCCGACCGAAGAGATCCCGGTGACGGTGGACGAGCCGAAGCCGGAGCCGGAGGCGGCGCCGCTGACCTCGAAGCCGAAGCCCGCCGAGAGCGACAGCGAGGCCACGCTGCCCAGCGGCAAGGCGCTGTTCGTGTCCAATCAGGACACCAGCGCGCCACGCGGGGTGCTCAGCGACTGGTGGGCGGCGGCGACCACGGCGGAGCCCGCGCCGGAGCCGGACCAGCCGGAGAACACGCCGATCTTCGACGCGATGCTGTCGGCCTGGTTCCGCAAGAGCGAGCCGGAAGAGGCGGCGGCCGACCAGCCCGAGGCAGCCGCAGCGGCCTCGACGGCCAAGCCCGCTGTTGAGACGTCCGAAAAGGACACTGAAGCGGCCGAATCGCCCAAGCCGGAGTGGGACTTCCCGTCCGACGAGAGCTGGCGGACGGTGGAGGCGGTGTCCAAATCGGAGCCGTCGAGCTTCACCGCGGCCGGGCTGCCCCGGCGTCGGCGCGGGGAGAAGCTGCTGCCCGGCAGCGCGGCCGCGTCCACCCCGGCGCCGGTCGCCAAGGGCACCGACCTCCCGGTCCGCGACCCGGCGAACGTGCGTGGCCGGTTGAGCAGCTTCCAGCAGGGCGTCAACCGCGGACGGCAGGAAACCGGCCGGGTGCCCGCGGACGGTGCCGAGGTGCCCGCCATCGCGCAGGTCCCACTCGGCCCGGCCCCCGCCCCGGAACCCCAGACCGGCACCACCCCGCCCACCACCTCCGGCACCCAACCCGCGGCGAAGGCCAAGCCTGGTACCCCGCCCGCGAAGCGCGGCACCAACGGAACCAAGGCCGCCACCGGCGGGGCCACCAAGGCCACGAAGGCCACCGCCAAGCCCGGCACCAGCACGGAAACCGAGGCCGGGACCGAAACCGCGGCCAAGACCGGAAGCGAGCCCGCCGCCAAGGCCGGGACCAAGGCAGGAACCGGCACCGCTGCCAAGACCGGCACCGCTGCCAAGACCAAGACCGGCACGAAGACCGCGGGCAAGGCCAGCGGCGCCACCAAGGCCGAAACCGAGGCAGAAACCCCGGCCACTGCCGAGACCCGCACCGCCACCGGAGCCCGGGCGGCCGCCGGGTCTCGGGCTGCTACCGAAAACGGGGTCGCAGCGAAGAGCCCAGCCGCCGAAGCTTCGGCGACCGCCGAGACTCCGGCCACCGTGGAGACCCGGGCGGCAGCCAAGACGCAGGCCACCGTGGAGACCCGGGCCGCCGCCAAGACGCAGGCCACCGCCAAGACGCAGGCCGCCGAAGGTTCAGCGGCCCAGGCCGCCAACGCGGAGGCCCAAGCGGAAGCGAAGCCCGCTCCGAAGGGCTTCGGCTCCGACGAGGGCTGGCAGGCCGCGCAGGCGGTCGCCGAGGCGGTGTCCGGCATCGAGCCGTCCAGTTTCACCGCGGCGGGCCTGCCCCGCCGTCGGCGTGGTGAGCACCTGCTACCGGGCAGCGCCGCACCCGCTACCCCGGCCGCCGCACCGCGGCCGGGCCGTGACCCGCATGATGTGCGCGGCCGGTTGAGCAGTTTCCAGCAGGGCGTCCGCCGCGGGCGGCACCACAACGCTCAGGCCGCCGCGGACGGGAAAACAGAGAAAGTGGAGGGTGAATGA
- a CDS encoding DUF485 domain-containing protein, producing MEDTGQLPIMFGGPGPSVLRHDPAEQAGPDYEAIQRSPEFVSLRSRLRRFIFPMSLLFFAWYLAFVLLAAYAHEFMSTRVFGSVNVAMVLGLAQFASTVLVTAAYLRFANRRVDPQVAAIRRSVGR from the coding sequence ATGGAGGACACCGGGCAGCTCCCGATCATGTTCGGCGGCCCCGGCCCGTCGGTGCTCCGGCACGACCCCGCCGAGCAGGCTGGCCCGGACTACGAGGCGATCCAGCGGAGCCCGGAGTTCGTCAGCCTGCGCTCGCGGCTGCGGCGGTTCATCTTCCCGATGAGCCTGCTGTTCTTCGCCTGGTACCTGGCGTTCGTGCTGCTCGCGGCGTACGCGCACGAGTTCATGAGCACCCGCGTCTTCGGCTCGGTGAACGTGGCGATGGTGCTCGGCCTCGCCCAGTTCGCCTCCACCGTGCTGGTCACCGCCGCCTACCTGCGCTTCGCCAACCGGCGCGTCGACCCGCAGGTGGCCGCCATCCGCCGGAGCGTCGGCCGGTGA
- a CDS encoding cation acetate symporter gives MTAIAAAAPDSDPVVNIVVFALFVAITLFVVYRVSSRSSSTSDYYAAGSAFTGRQNGIALSGDFLSAASFLGIAGAIAIHGYDGFLYSIGFLVAWLVDLLLIAELLRNTGRFTMGDVLSFRMRQRPVRAAAATSTLVISLFYMLAQMAGAGGLIALLLDIDSGFGQALVIGVVGVVMVLYVLVGGMKGTTWVQIIKAAMLILTVALMTVFLFGKFGFSFSNLLSSAADNSPMGDRLLEPGGLYGATDTSKLDFVSLSIALILGAAALPHVLMRFYTVPNSKEARRSVVWATACMLVFYLCTLVLGFGAAALVGSDEILGAPGRENSAAPLLALHIGGTLLLGVVAAVAFATILAVVAGLTITASASFAHDVYANIFKDGKAEPRQEVRVARLTAVVIGALAIAGGILASGQNVAFLVALAFAVAASANLSTLLYSLFWKRFNTTGTLWGIYGGLTACLVLVLFSPVVSGAPDSLFPQADFSWFPLKNPGLVSIPFSFLCGIVGTLLGEKPDPRKQAEMEVRSITGISG, from the coding sequence GTGACCGCCATCGCCGCCGCGGCCCCGGACAGCGACCCGGTGGTCAACATCGTGGTGTTCGCGCTGTTCGTCGCCATCACCCTGTTCGTGGTCTACCGGGTCAGCAGCCGCAGCTCGTCCACTTCGGACTACTACGCCGCGGGCAGCGCGTTCACCGGTCGTCAGAACGGGATCGCACTTTCGGGTGATTTCCTGTCCGCGGCCTCGTTCCTCGGTATCGCCGGCGCGATCGCCATCCACGGGTACGACGGTTTTCTCTACTCGATCGGGTTCCTCGTCGCGTGGCTGGTCGACCTGCTGCTGATCGCCGAGCTGCTGCGCAACACCGGCCGGTTCACCATGGGCGACGTGCTCAGCTTCCGGATGCGCCAGCGCCCGGTGCGGGCCGCCGCGGCCACCTCGACGCTGGTGATCTCGCTGTTCTACATGCTCGCGCAGATGGCGGGCGCCGGCGGCCTGATCGCGCTCCTGCTGGACATCGACAGCGGCTTCGGCCAGGCGCTGGTGATCGGCGTGGTCGGTGTGGTGATGGTGCTCTACGTGCTGGTCGGCGGCATGAAGGGCACCACGTGGGTGCAGATCATCAAGGCCGCCATGCTGATCCTGACCGTGGCCCTGATGACTGTTTTCCTGTTCGGCAAGTTCGGCTTCAGCTTCTCGAACCTGCTCTCCTCGGCCGCCGACAACAGCCCGATGGGCGACCGCCTGCTCGAACCCGGCGGGCTCTACGGCGCCACCGACACCAGCAAGCTCGACTTCGTCTCGCTGTCGATCGCGCTGATCCTCGGCGCCGCCGCGCTGCCGCACGTGCTGATGCGCTTCTACACCGTGCCGAACTCGAAGGAGGCCCGCCGGTCGGTGGTCTGGGCGACCGCCTGCATGCTGGTCTTCTACCTCTGCACGCTGGTGCTCGGCTTCGGCGCGGCGGCGCTGGTCGGCTCCGACGAGATCCTCGGCGCGCCCGGCCGCGAGAACTCCGCGGCCCCGCTGCTGGCCCTGCACATCGGTGGCACGCTGCTGCTCGGCGTGGTGGCCGCGGTGGCGTTCGCCACCATCCTGGCCGTGGTCGCCGGGCTGACCATCACCGCGTCGGCCTCGTTCGCGCACGACGTCTACGCGAACATCTTCAAGGACGGCAAGGCAGAGCCGCGGCAGGAAGTGCGGGTGGCGCGGCTCACCGCGGTGGTGATCGGCGCGCTCGCCATCGCCGGCGGCATCCTGGCCAGCGGGCAGAACGTGGCCTTCCTGGTCGCGCTCGCCTTCGCGGTGGCGGCCTCGGCGAACCTGTCCACGCTGCTGTACTCGCTGTTCTGGAAGCGGTTCAACACCACCGGCACGCTGTGGGGCATCTACGGCGGGCTGACCGCCTGCCTGGTGCTGGTGCTGTTCTCGCCGGTGGTCTCCGGCGCGCCGGACTCGCTGTTCCCGCAGGCGGACTTCAGCTGGTTCCCGCTGAAGAACCCGGGCCTGGTGTCCATCCCGTTCTCCTTCCTCTGCGGGATCGTCGGCACCCTGCTCGGCGAGAAGCCCGACCCGCGCAAGCAGGCCGAGATGGAGGTCCGCTCGATCACCGGCATCAGCGGCTGA